The following are encoded together in the Desulfococcus multivorans genome:
- the gpt gene encoding xanthine phosphoribosyltransferase has translation MSDLDRRYRKTYPISWEQLQRDTRTLARRLLEIGEWRGIIAVTRGGLVPAAIIARELDIHRVDTVCVSSYTWQNQGKIQVIKPVADQGEGWLIVDDLVDTGKTAAVVREMIPRAHFATVYAKPAGRPLVDSFITEVDQETWILFPWDASSQFIRPIAGLKQDRS, from the coding sequence ATGTCTGATTTGGATAGACGTTATCGAAAAACATATCCCATTTCATGGGAGCAGCTGCAACGGGATACCCGGACTCTCGCGCGGCGTCTTCTCGAGATCGGTGAATGGCGGGGCATTATCGCCGTCACCCGGGGCGGGCTCGTGCCGGCGGCCATCATCGCGCGGGAGTTGGATATCCATCGGGTGGATACGGTATGCGTTTCCAGCTACACCTGGCAGAACCAGGGGAAGATCCAGGTGATCAAGCCTGTGGCCGATCAGGGCGAGGGCTGGCTCATCGTCGACGATCTGGTGGACACCGGAAAAACCGCCGCCGTGGTTCGGGAGATGATTCCCCGCGCCCATTTCGCCACCGTCTATGCCAAGCCCGCCGGTCGGCCCCTGGTGGACTCCTTCATCACCGAGGTCGACCAGGAGACGTGGATTCTCTTTCCGTGGGACGCGTCATCTCAGTTTATCCGCCCCATCGCAGGCCTGAAACAGGACCGGTCATGA
- a CDS encoding ABC transporter permease, translating to MTWWDMLVPLLAAAVQSGTPILFATLGEIFTERAGVLNLGVEGVMLAGALAGFLTSMWSGSPVLGFAAGGFFGAGLAGIHGLVCIAFSGNQVVSGLALTILGIGLADYLGTPFIGQSAPGFVPVPIPGLSEIPAVGAILFRQDPLVYVSYAVPPLMWLFFRNTRWGLRLRSVGEYPHAAAAAGLNVSAFRWAGVLVGGFLCGLGGAYLSLAYTHLWTSGLSAGRGWIAVALVIFAFWHPGRAVLGAYFFGGVMAFQFRLQATGTHIPSSLLLMLPYALTVLVLVFSSWRGRGDRAPAFLGVNTEPAE from the coding sequence ATGACGTGGTGGGACATGCTGGTGCCGCTTCTGGCGGCTGCGGTTCAGTCGGGGACGCCCATCCTGTTCGCCACCCTGGGAGAGATCTTTACGGAGCGCGCCGGCGTTCTTAACTTAGGGGTCGAAGGCGTGATGCTCGCGGGCGCGCTGGCGGGATTTCTGACGTCGATGTGGAGCGGGAGCCCCGTACTGGGGTTTGCGGCCGGCGGTTTTTTCGGCGCCGGTCTGGCGGGCATTCACGGCTTGGTCTGCATCGCGTTCAGCGGGAATCAGGTGGTCTCCGGACTGGCCCTCACCATCCTCGGCATCGGGCTCGCCGACTATCTGGGAACCCCCTTCATCGGCCAGAGCGCGCCGGGATTCGTTCCGGTTCCGATTCCCGGGCTGTCCGAGATCCCTGCGGTGGGGGCGATCCTGTTCCGGCAGGACCCTCTCGTCTATGTCTCCTACGCCGTCCCGCCGCTGATGTGGTTGTTTTTCAGGAACACCCGGTGGGGACTCAGACTGCGTTCCGTGGGAGAATATCCCCACGCGGCCGCCGCCGCCGGACTCAACGTGTCCGCCTTCCGCTGGGCCGGCGTGCTGGTGGGAGGGTTCTTGTGCGGTCTGGGTGGCGCGTATCTCTCCCTGGCCTACACCCATCTGTGGACCAGCGGTCTTTCCGCCGGCAGGGGCTGGATCGCCGTGGCCCTGGTCATCTTCGCCTTCTGGCATCCCGGGCGGGCGGTGCTGGGTGCCTATTTCTTCGGGGGGGTGATGGCTTTCCAGTTCCGGCTTCAGGCGACAGGAACCCATATTCCCTCCTCCCTGTTGCTCATGCTGCCTTATGCACTTACCGTCCTGGTTCTCGTTTTTTCGTCCTGGCGGGGGCGGGGCGATCGGGCGCCGGCCTTTCTGGGCGTCAATACCGAGCCGGCAGAGTAA
- a CDS encoding AAA family ATPase — translation MTRTTKADDPRTIFEAVCSAMADPTFYPHAVTGVERRDTHISAVFLTGSIVYKLKKPLALGFLDFRRLEDRRTACLREVELNRRLSHDVYREVVPIHRGPDGKISLSPGGRVVEYAVTMRQLPEASNLRTLLETGRAGHECMVEIGLRLARFYDESERSSAVDAYGSPDAVAYNMEENFRQLGPWVDTVLAGWPWPFLCEANRAFLVDHKALFQGRIANGRIRDGHGDLRADHVYFDGGLQIIDCIEFNDRFRYGDAAVDLAFLVMDMAALGHGALGYTLLAAYAAAAADPGVFALIDFYVVYRALVRVKVSCMRLSAADADERAVLLTEIGRYMDLAYRHTLMFARPTLWVCCGLPASGKSSLAARLGEAMGIRVFSSDRVRKTMAPGSGVSPYGKGTYSDQRRNRVYGRLLALAQDELRSGRSVILDATYGRRHWRDGVRQLASDMDAGLIFAECVSPLETLRRRLARRDRSPGLSDARLGHLSRLSAEFEALTDIPQAMRVSVDTDGPRENTVTALLKTAWALRELQIAGRSS, via the coding sequence TTGACGCGAACGACAAAAGCGGATGACCCGCGGACGATATTCGAGGCCGTTTGTTCGGCCATGGCGGATCCGACCTTCTACCCTCATGCCGTGACCGGCGTCGAGCGCCGGGATACGCATATCTCCGCGGTTTTTTTGACGGGGTCGATCGTCTACAAACTGAAAAAGCCCCTGGCCCTCGGATTTCTGGACTTTCGACGCCTGGAAGATCGGCGGACGGCCTGCCTTCGGGAGGTCGAGCTGAACCGTCGATTGAGTCATGACGTATACCGCGAGGTCGTTCCGATTCATCGCGGCCCCGATGGGAAAATCTCCCTGTCGCCCGGCGGTCGGGTGGTGGAATATGCCGTGACCATGCGGCAGCTGCCTGAAGCGTCCAATCTGAGAACGCTCCTGGAAACGGGTCGGGCAGGGCATGAATGCATGGTCGAAATCGGGCTTCGGCTGGCGCGTTTTTACGACGAGAGCGAGCGGAGTTCCGCGGTGGACGCCTACGGGTCGCCGGATGCCGTCGCCTACAACATGGAGGAAAACTTCCGGCAGCTGGGGCCGTGGGTGGACACCGTTCTGGCGGGGTGGCCGTGGCCGTTTCTGTGCGAGGCGAACCGTGCCTTTCTCGTCGATCACAAGGCCCTTTTCCAGGGGCGGATCGCCAACGGCCGGATACGGGACGGCCACGGGGATCTTCGGGCCGATCACGTCTATTTCGACGGCGGTCTCCAGATCATCGACTGCATCGAATTCAACGATCGGTTCCGGTACGGGGATGCGGCGGTGGATCTCGCTTTTCTGGTGATGGACATGGCCGCACTGGGGCACGGGGCCCTGGGATACACGCTCCTGGCAGCCTATGCCGCGGCGGCGGCGGATCCCGGCGTCTTCGCCCTTATCGACTTCTATGTGGTCTACAGGGCACTGGTCCGCGTCAAGGTTTCCTGCATGCGGCTTTCGGCGGCCGACGCCGACGAGCGGGCTGTCCTCCTCACGGAGATCGGGCGATACATGGACCTCGCCTACCGGCACACCCTCATGTTCGCACGTCCCACCCTCTGGGTTTGCTGCGGGCTTCCCGCCTCGGGCAAGTCATCTCTGGCCGCCCGGCTGGGCGAGGCGATGGGGATTCGGGTTTTCAGCTCCGATCGGGTTCGAAAGACGATGGCGCCCGGGTCCGGGGTTTCACCCTACGGCAAGGGGACCTATTCCGACCAGCGGCGGAACCGGGTTTACGGTCGGCTTCTGGCCCTGGCCCAGGACGAACTTCGCTCCGGCCGGTCGGTGATCCTGGATGCCACCTACGGCCGAAGGCACTGGCGGGACGGCGTCCGGCAGCTGGCGTCGGACATGGACGCCGGCCTGATCTTCGCCGAGTGCGTCTCTCCGCTGGAGACCCTTCGGCGCCGCCTGGCCCGCCGGGATCGGTCGCCCGGCCTGTCGGACGCCCGGCTCGGCCACCTCAGCCGACTTTCCGCCGAATTCGAGGCGTTGACGGATATCCCGCAGGCCATGCGTGTGTCGGTGGACACCGACGGCCCGCGGGAAAATACCGTGACGGCGCTGTTGAAAACGGCCTGGGCTCTTCGCGAGCTTCAGATTGCCGGCCGGTCGTCGTGA
- a CDS encoding ABC transporter ATP-binding protein, with protein sequence MTECEKNAPLPLVRLAGIGRSFGRVRANHDISLDIHAGRIMALLGENGAGKSTLMRILAGRLQPDTGHIVIDGRRTVLSTARTAIDAGIGMVYQHFTLVEAMTVAENVFLGQEGGFWLHPRQMRDKVAALAEIYQLAVDPSRRISTLSMGERQRVEILKLLLRQSRVLILDEPTAVLTPLETEQLFKAMRRMAGQGKAVVFISHKLSEVMAVADDIAILRKGEIVDTMPVADVASVGELARRMVGREVLLQIEKNPVPCGERVLKIRDLCSKALKAIDLELFQGEILGIVGVAGNGQKALAEIICGLLAPEAGEVEIMGREWGCFFARCRTETPLGYIPEDRLGIATCPDLDLRDNFLLTTRYGFCRGPWLLGKAAEGKARETLKIFQVRPANIFALARQLSGGNLQKMVLGREFYRQPRLIVAEQPTQGLDVAATEAVWRHLLEARTRAGILLITGDLNEALALSDRIAVMFGGRIMDVFEASDTHKVDRIGMLMAGISSAA encoded by the coding sequence ATGACCGAATGCGAAAAAAATGCGCCTTTGCCGCTGGTACGCCTGGCGGGGATCGGCAGATCCTTCGGACGGGTCCGTGCCAACCACGATATCAGTCTCGACATTCATGCCGGTCGGATCATGGCGCTTCTGGGTGAAAACGGCGCCGGGAAGAGCACCCTCATGCGCATCCTGGCGGGTCGGCTTCAGCCCGACACAGGTCATATCGTCATCGACGGCCGGCGGACCGTTCTGTCGACGGCCAGGACCGCCATCGATGCCGGGATCGGGATGGTCTACCAGCACTTCACGCTGGTGGAGGCGATGACCGTCGCCGAAAACGTTTTTCTGGGCCAGGAGGGCGGCTTCTGGCTCCATCCCCGGCAGATGCGGGACAAGGTCGCGGCGTTGGCCGAGATCTACCAGCTCGCCGTCGATCCGTCCCGACGGATATCGACGCTTTCCATGGGTGAGCGGCAGCGGGTCGAGATCCTGAAGCTCCTTCTCCGCCAGAGCCGGGTTCTGATTCTCGACGAACCGACGGCGGTGCTGACGCCCCTCGAGACCGAGCAGCTCTTCAAAGCGATGCGCCGGATGGCGGGGCAGGGCAAGGCCGTCGTCTTTATCAGCCACAAATTGAGCGAAGTCATGGCCGTAGCGGACGACATCGCCATACTGCGGAAGGGTGAGATCGTCGACACCATGCCGGTCGCGGATGTCGCCTCGGTGGGGGAACTGGCCCGGCGTATGGTCGGTCGGGAGGTGCTGCTGCAGATCGAAAAAAATCCGGTGCCGTGCGGCGAAAGGGTCCTGAAGATTCGGGACCTGTGCTCAAAGGCCCTCAAAGCCATCGACCTGGAACTCTTCCAGGGGGAGATTCTGGGGATCGTCGGGGTTGCCGGGAACGGGCAGAAAGCGCTCGCCGAGATTATCTGCGGTCTTCTGGCGCCCGAGGCGGGAGAGGTCGAGATCATGGGCCGGGAATGGGGATGCTTCTTCGCGCGATGCCGAACGGAAACGCCCCTCGGCTACATTCCGGAGGACCGGCTGGGGATCGCCACCTGCCCCGATCTCGACCTGCGGGATAATTTCCTGCTGACCACCCGGTATGGCTTCTGTCGGGGGCCGTGGCTGCTGGGCAAGGCAGCCGAGGGGAAGGCTCGGGAGACCTTGAAGATCTTTCAGGTCCGACCGGCGAATATCTTTGCGTTGGCCCGGCAACTCTCCGGGGGCAACCTCCAGAAGATGGTGCTGGGCCGCGAGTTTTACCGGCAGCCGCGCCTCATCGTGGCCGAACAGCCGACCCAGGGGCTTGATGTGGCCGCCACCGAGGCGGTCTGGCGGCACCTGCTGGAGGCCCGGACCCGGGCGGGCATCCTGCTGATCACCGGCGACCTGAACGAGGCTTTGGCCCTGTCAGACCGCATTGCCGTCATGTTCGGCGGCCGGATCATGGACGTCTTTGAGGCGTCCGACACTCATAAGGTGGATCGAATCGGCATGTTGATGGCCGGCATTTCCTCGGCGGCCTGA
- a CDS encoding ABC transporter permease: MNSPFRIVKREAPLGWGVCLVISGAVLFALGIGMGMLSIQGKPPLSGMGLLLQGAFGSRWALEDCVGKAIPIYLCSLGVAVAFRLQIWNIGAEGQFALGAVGAAWAVYRFSALPGWTLIPLMMLVSFAAGAFWGLIPAFLKLRMRANEIIVTLMMNYIAVFFLDYLVYGRWKDPASFGFPMTPTFPESAVVGRIGGTNLNWGLLLCVVSGLIIWIFFRHTRLGFELKAGGESLQAARYARLPYENLVVLVMVLSGGLAGWAGFIEASVTLNRLQPSIMVGYGYTAIVVAWLARLNPLYIGIAAFLLAGLRVGGENLQLEIQVPAAFGEILEGLILLSVLASSFFIRYRFTPRRPS; the protein is encoded by the coding sequence ATGAACAGTCCGTTTCGGATCGTTAAAAGGGAGGCGCCTTTGGGGTGGGGCGTCTGCCTCGTCATATCGGGGGCGGTGCTTTTTGCCCTGGGGATCGGTATGGGCATGCTGAGTATCCAGGGCAAACCGCCGCTTTCGGGTATGGGGCTGCTGCTTCAAGGGGCCTTCGGCTCCCGCTGGGCACTGGAGGATTGTGTCGGAAAGGCGATTCCCATCTACCTCTGTTCCCTGGGGGTCGCCGTCGCCTTTCGTCTCCAGATATGGAACATCGGCGCCGAAGGGCAGTTCGCCCTGGGAGCCGTGGGCGCCGCATGGGCGGTCTACCGGTTTTCCGCCCTGCCCGGTTGGACGCTGATTCCGCTGATGATGCTGGTCTCTTTCGCCGCCGGGGCCTTCTGGGGGCTGATTCCCGCTTTCCTGAAGCTGCGCATGCGCGCCAACGAAATCATCGTCACCCTCATGATGAATTACATCGCCGTCTTCTTCCTCGATTACCTCGTCTACGGCCGCTGGAAAGACCCGGCGAGCTTCGGTTTCCCCATGACCCCCACGTTTCCGGAGAGCGCCGTCGTGGGCAGGATCGGCGGAACCAACCTCAATTGGGGGCTTCTGCTCTGCGTCGTCTCGGGTCTTATCATCTGGATCTTTTTCCGCCACACCCGGCTCGGCTTCGAACTGAAGGCCGGCGGGGAGAGCCTTCAGGCGGCCCGGTATGCCCGCCTACCCTATGAAAACCTGGTGGTTCTGGTGATGGTCCTGAGCGGCGGGCTGGCCGGTTGGGCGGGATTCATCGAGGCTTCCGTCACCCTCAACCGGCTTCAGCCCAGCATCATGGTCGGATACGGCTACACCGCCATCGTGGTGGCGTGGCTGGCGCGGCTCAACCCGCTCTACATCGGCATCGCCGCATTCCTCCTGGCCGGGCTGCGCGTGGGGGGCGAGAATCTCCAGCTGGAGATCCAGGTTCCCGCCGCCTTCGGGGAGATCCTGGAGGGACTGATCCTTCTGTCGGTTCTGGCGTCGTCGTTTTTTATCCGTTATCGTTTTACCCCAAGGCGGCCGTCATGA